A stretch of Oncorhynchus gorbuscha isolate QuinsamMale2020 ecotype Even-year linkage group LG24, OgorEven_v1.0, whole genome shotgun sequence DNA encodes these proteins:
- the LOC124012566 gene encoding LOW QUALITY PROTEIN: cytosolic non-specific dipeptidase-like (The sequence of the model RefSeq protein was modified relative to this genomic sequence to represent the inferred CDS: inserted 1 base in 1 codon; deleted 2 bases in 1 codon) encodes MAHLPALFKYVDEHQELYIERLAQWVAVQSVSAWPEKRGEIKKMMEMAAKDIEKLGGTVEMVDIGKQKLPSGEEIPLPPIILGSLGSDPGKKTVCIYGHLDVQPAAIDDGWDTEPFTLVEKDGKLYGRGSTDDKGPVLAWFNCIEXYQKIQQELPINIKFCFEGMEESGSEGLDDLVFARKDTFLKDVDYVCISDNYWLGKTKPCITYGLRGICYFFIEMECCDMDLHSGVFGGSVHEAMTDLITLMGSLVDKKGKILVPGMYEDVAKVTDEEKKLYQKIDFDMVEYAKDVGAGKLLHDTKEAILMHRWRYPSLSLHGIEGAFSDGGAKTVIPRKVIGKFSIRLVPDMDPKVVEKQVIGHLEKKFAELESPNKLKVYMGHGAKAWVSDFNHPHYMAGRKAMKTVFGVEPDLTREGGSIPVTLTFQEATGRNVMLLPMGSSDDGAHSQNEKLNRTNYIQGIKMLGAYFHEVSQLE; translated from the exons ATGGCTCATCTTCCAGCACTTTTTAAATATGTGGACGAACACCAGGAGCTGTACATTGAG CGTCTTGCCCAATGGGTGGCTGTGCAGAGTGTGTCTGCCTGGCCAGAGAAG CGCGGGGAGATCAAGAAGATGATGGAGATGGCAGCCAAGGACATTGAGAAGCTGGGGGGAACAGTGGAGATGGTGGACATTGGAAAACAGAAG CTTCCCTCCGGAGAGGAGATCCCCTTGCCACCCATCATCCTGGGTTCCTTGGGCTCCGACCCGGGTAAGAAGACTGTGTGCATCTACGGCCACCTGGATGTCCAGCCAGCTGCCATCGATGACGGCTGGGACACGGAGCCCTTCACTCTGGTGGAGAAAGATG GGAAGCTCTATGGCCGAGGCTCAACAGACGACAAAGGTCCAGTGTTGGCCTGGTTCAACTGTATCG GCTACCAGAAGATCCAACAG GAGCTTCCCATCAACATCAAGTTCTGCTTCGAGGGCATGGAGGAATCCGGTTCAGAGGGCCTGGACGATCTGGTGTTCGCCCGCAAAGACACCTTCCTGAAGGACGTGGATTACGTGTGCATCTCAGACAACTATTGGCTGGGCAAAACCAAGCCCTGCATCACCTATGGACTGAGGGGGATCTGCTACTTCTTCATTGAG ATGGAGTGCTGTGACATGGACCTCCATTCTGGGGTGTTTGGGGGCTCTGTCCATGAAGCCATGACCGACCTCATCACACTGATGG GCTCCCTGGTGGACAAGAAGGGGAAGATCCTGGTCCCGGGGATGTATGAAGATGTGGCCAAGGTCACAGACGAGGAAAAGAAACTGTACCAGAAGATCGACTTTGACATGGTGGAGTATGCCAAGGACGTTGGAGCTGGGAAGCTCCTACACGACACCAAG GAGGCTATCCTCATGCACCGCTGGAggtacccctccctctccctgcatgGCATAGAGGGGGCCTTCTCCGACGGAGGTGCTAAGACAGTCATTCCCCGCAAGGTCATTGGCAAGTTCTCCATCCGCCTGGTCCCGGACATGGACCCCAAAGtggtggagaaacag GTTATTGGCCACCTGGAGAAGAAGTTTGCTGAGCTGGAGAGCCCCAACAAGCTCAAGGTGTACATGGGCCATGGGGCAAAGGCCTGGGTGTCTGACTTCAACCATCCCCATTACATGGCTGGTAGAAAGGCCATGAAGACAG TGTTTGGTGTGGAGCCTGACCTGACACGGGAAGGCGGCAGCATCCCCGTCACACTGACCTTCCAGGAAGCCACCGGCCGTAACGTCATGCTGCTGCCCATGGGCTCGTCTGACGATGGAGCACATTCACAGAATGAGAAACTCAACAG GACAAACTACATCCAGGGCATCAAGATGCTCGGCGCATACTTCCACGAGGTCTCCCAGTTGGAGTAA